The following proteins are encoded in a genomic region of Oncorhynchus kisutch isolate 150728-3 linkage group LG4, Okis_V2, whole genome shotgun sequence:
- the mrpl54 gene encoding 39S ribosomal protein L54, mitochondrial yields MNVKDMHGGHLCYPLPQESMAGYGLFCSTMRIKCFATNTPVRFCMSNLLYRIPTCGYAKKVAAKGKGKGMVKDVLKGPEVCKDPVKLTSHAVGVNIFKQGDDPALKPPEEYPEWLFRLQLGPPKNIHELEPDSHEYWKVLRKEHMLRFNRLHKGKKL; encoded by the exons ATGAATGTCAAAGACATGCATGGTGGCCATTTGTGTTATCCCTTACCGCAAGAAAGTATGGCAGGGTACGGATTATTCTGCTCTACAATGAGAATTAAATGCTTTGCGACCAATACACCTGTGAGATTTTGTATGAGTAACCTGTTGTATAGAATTCCTACGTGTGGATATGCAAAGAAAGTTG CTGCCAAAGGGAAGGGCAAGGGTATGGTGAAAGATGTGCTGAAGGGACCGGAGGTTTGTAAGGACCCTGTGAAGCTCACCTCTCACGCTGTTGGAGTCAACATTTTTAAGCAAGGAGACGACCCTGCACTGAAACCTCCCGAGGAGTACCCAGAGTG GCTGTTCCGGTTGCAGCTGGGTCCCCCTAAGAATATCCATGAGCTGGAGCCAGATAGCCATGAGTACTGGAAGGTCCTGAGGAAGGAGCACATGTTGCGCTTTAACAGGTTAcacaaagggaagaagctgtaG